The Lycium barbarum isolate Lr01 chromosome 10, ASM1917538v2, whole genome shotgun sequence genome includes a region encoding these proteins:
- the LOC132612869 gene encoding uncharacterized protein LOC132612869, whose amino-acid sequence MYTDRKVRDLEFAICDEVLLKTSPMKGVMRFGKRGKVSLRYIGPFEILDRVGDAAYDLALPPGMAGVHPVFHVSMLKKYHTYGSKVGVENDASVKVQWRYRLVEEDTWENKPDMRSPCLQLFVDSEYIESFSRRFLGELLVSSRCDQLLLLVADSSSKVAVSSHTW is encoded by the exons ATGTATACGGatcggaaggtccgagatttagagtttgccATTTGTGATGAGGTTCTATTGAAGacttcacccatgaagggtgttatgaggtttggaaaGAGAGGTAAGGTAAGTctgaggtatattgggccatttgagattcttgaccgtgTGGGCGATGCTGCTTATGATTTGGCTTTGCCGCCAGGCATGGCaggagttcatccagttttccatgtgtctatgttgaagaagtatcATACCTATG gttcgaaagttgggGTAGAAAATGATGCTTCTGTGAAAGTGCAATGGAGGTATCGTCTGGTTGAGGAGGACACTTGGGAGAATAAACCTGACATGCGTAGCCCCTGTCTCCAACTGTTTGTTGATTCAG AGTATATTGAGAGCTTTTCAAGGCGATTCTTGGGAgaactcttggtg agttctagGTGCgatcaacttctacttctcgtggctgatagtagtTCGAAGGTTGCTGTTTCGAGTCACACATGGTGA